The following proteins come from a genomic window of Fretibacterium sp. OH1220_COT-178:
- a CDS encoding pyridoxamine 5'-phosphate oxidase family protein, giving the protein MIDLEKILRATPNGVLATRNGDGVATRVFQFLFMEGKNRVYFCTESDKPVYAQLTAEPNVSFCTWASDWNPVLSLNGRAIFVDDMSLKRRALDEYPLIRDIFKTPDNPVFKMFYIEVQEARTFSFAEGTQSQNP; this is encoded by the coding sequence ATGATCGATCTGGAAAAAATTCTGAGGGCGACCCCCAATGGAGTGCTGGCAACGCGCAATGGGGATGGAGTCGCGACAAGGGTCTTTCAGTTTCTCTTCATGGAGGGCAAAAACAGGGTCTACTTCTGCACGGAGAGCGACAAGCCCGTTTACGCGCAGCTGACCGCCGAGCCCAACGTCTCCTTCTGCACCTGGGCGAGCGACTGGAACCCGGTGCTGTCCCTGAACGGCCGGGCCATCTTCGTCGACGACATGTCGTTGAAGCGGCGTGCGCTGGACGAGTATCCCCTGATCCGGGATATCTTCAAGACCCCGGACAACCCCGTCTTCAAGATGTTCTACATCGAGGTGCAGGAGGCCCGAACCTTCTCCTTCGCCGAGGGAACACAAAGCCAAAATCCGTGA
- a CDS encoding GNAT family N-acetyltransferase: MQKEKQGKEKMEFVKIIDGDKTKYMDLLLIADEQVSMIEKYLYRGDMFALCDQDIRAICIVTQERPGVYEIKNIVTVPRYQRKGYGQRLVSFIADYYGKLGNELYVGTGDCPGTLRFYERCGFEKSHVVKNFFIDNYDHPIYEDGQQLVDMVYLKRSL, from the coding sequence GTGCAGAAAGAAAAACAAGGAAAAGAAAAAATGGAATTTGTAAAGATTATTGATGGAGATAAAACGAAGTACATGGATTTGCTGCTTATCGCAGACGAACAGGTGAGCATGATAGAGAAATATTTGTATCGCGGCGACATGTTTGCCTTGTGTGATCAGGATATCAGGGCGATTTGCATTGTGACGCAAGAGCGACCCGGCGTATACGAAATCAAAAATATCGTGACCGTTCCTCGATACCAACGCAAAGGATATGGACAACGTCTGGTTTCATTTATCGCCGATTACTACGGAAAACTGGGCAACGAGTTATATGTCGGAACAGGCGATTGCCCTGGTACTCTCCGTTTCTACGAGAGATGCGGTTTCGAAAAATCGCATGTTGTTAAGAACTTTTTTATAGACAATTACGACCACCCTATTTATGAAGACGGGCAACAGTTGGTTGACATGGTTTATTTAAAAAGGTCTCTATAG
- a CDS encoding NAD-dependent epimerase/dehydratase family protein, with amino-acid sequence MKRIFVTGSGGQVGTELVAHLRRLYGDANVMASDFKAQEGHSGPFALLDVRDRGAIASLLDAFKPDTVMHLAGILSARGEANPQQLWETNMGGLYNMLEVARERGCSVFFPSSIAAFGPNTPADNTPQDTIQRPTTIYGVSKVAGELLCDYYHLKYGVDARGLRFPGLISYEALPGGGTTDYAVHIYYEARARGRYTSYIAAGSYMDMMYMPDALDAVVRLMEADPAKLRHRSAFNISAMSFDPEGIAASIRKVLPDFELDYDVDPERQAIADSWPNSLDCSAAREEWGFAPRYDLDAMTRDMLARVPER; translated from the coding sequence ATGAAGAGGATTTTTGTGACCGGTTCCGGAGGCCAGGTCGGCACGGAGCTCGTGGCGCATCTGCGCAGGCTGTACGGGGACGCCAACGTCATGGCGTCGGACTTCAAGGCGCAGGAGGGGCATTCGGGGCCCTTCGCGCTGCTGGACGTTCGGGACCGGGGGGCGATCGCGTCGCTGCTGGATGCCTTCAAGCCGGATACGGTCATGCACCTGGCCGGCATCCTCTCGGCGCGCGGGGAGGCCAATCCCCAACAGCTCTGGGAGACGAACATGGGGGGGCTTTACAACATGCTGGAGGTCGCCCGCGAGCGGGGGTGCTCGGTCTTCTTCCCCAGTTCGATCGCCGCGTTCGGTCCGAACACGCCGGCGGACAACACGCCGCAGGACACGATCCAGCGTCCCACCACCATCTACGGCGTCAGCAAGGTGGCCGGAGAGCTCCTCTGCGACTACTACCACCTGAAGTACGGGGTGGATGCGCGCGGCCTCCGTTTCCCCGGTTTGATCTCCTACGAGGCCCTGCCGGGCGGGGGGACCACGGACTATGCCGTCCACATCTATTACGAGGCGCGGGCCAGGGGACGGTACACCAGCTACATCGCGGCGGGCAGCTACATGGACATGATGTACATGCCGGACGCGCTGGACGCGGTGGTTCGCCTGATGGAGGCCGACCCCGCAAAACTGCGGCACCGCAGCGCCTTCAACATCTCGGCCATGAGCTTCGACCCCGAGGGGATCGCGGCGTCCATCCGCAAGGTCCTCCCGGACTTCGAGCTGGACTACGACGTGGACCCGGAGCGACAGGCCATCGCGGACTCGTGGCCCAACTCGCTGGACTGTTCCGCTGCGCGTGAGGAGTGGGGCTTCGCGCCCAGGTACGACCTCGACGCCATGACGCGGGACATGCTGGCACGCGTCCCGGAGCGCTAG
- a CDS encoding glycine C-acetyltransferase: MAVSMAFMQEELDRMKREGLYGNIRTLTGPQGARIEIDGKRYLNLCSNNYLGLANDPRVCRRAKEIIDRYGVGPGAVRTIAGTMDIHLELERKLARFKGTEAAITVQSGFCGNLAVMPTVTGEGDLIFSDALNHASIIDACRLSKAKTLRYEHSNIDDLRAKLKEHASAPGRRLIVTDGVFSMDGDIAKLPEIVAAAEEFGAMVAVDDAHGEGVLGRGGRGIVDHFGLHGRVDIEIGTMSKAFGVVGGIVAGSATLVDFLRQKARPNLFSSAMTVPDVAANMAAIEIMEESDELVRKLWDNGRYLKAEMKKHGFDVGSSETPITPVIVGEAQTAKDFSAALFERGVFATAIVFPTVPKGTARIRVMVSAAHSREDLDEGVALFASVGRELGIVG, from the coding sequence ATGGCTGTTTCGATGGCGTTCATGCAGGAGGAGCTGGACCGCATGAAGCGGGAGGGGCTCTACGGAAACATTCGCACTCTGACGGGGCCGCAGGGGGCCCGGATCGAGATCGACGGCAAAAGGTACCTGAATCTCTGTTCCAACAACTATTTGGGGCTTGCCAACGACCCGCGCGTATGCAGGCGCGCCAAGGAGATCATCGACCGTTATGGCGTCGGACCGGGGGCGGTGCGCACCATCGCCGGAACGATGGACATCCATCTGGAGCTCGAGAGGAAGCTGGCCCGCTTCAAGGGGACCGAGGCCGCCATCACCGTCCAGTCCGGCTTCTGCGGCAATCTGGCCGTGATGCCGACCGTGACGGGCGAGGGAGACCTGATCTTCAGCGATGCGCTGAACCATGCCTCCATCATCGACGCCTGTCGGCTCTCCAAGGCGAAGACCCTGCGCTACGAGCACTCCAACATCGACGACCTGAGGGCCAAGCTCAAGGAGCACGCCTCCGCGCCGGGACGCAGGCTGATCGTCACGGACGGCGTTTTTTCGATGGACGGAGACATCGCCAAACTGCCCGAGATCGTCGCGGCCGCCGAGGAGTTCGGGGCGATGGTCGCGGTGGACGACGCCCACGGGGAGGGCGTTCTGGGCCGCGGCGGGCGCGGAATCGTGGACCACTTCGGCCTGCATGGCCGGGTGGACATCGAGATCGGGACCATGTCCAAGGCCTTCGGGGTCGTCGGCGGCATCGTCGCCGGAAGTGCGACCCTGGTCGACTTCCTGCGTCAGAAGGCTCGTCCCAACCTTTTCAGCAGCGCCATGACCGTCCCGGACGTGGCGGCCAACATGGCGGCGATCGAGATCATGGAGGAGAGCGACGAGCTGGTGAGGAAGCTCTGGGACAACGGGCGATACCTCAAGGCGGAGATGAAGAAGCACGGTTTTGACGTCGGCAGCAGCGAGACGCCCATCACGCCGGTGATCGTGGGCGAGGCCCAGACGGCCAAGGACTTCAGCGCCGCCCTGTTCGAGCGGGGGGTCTTCGCCACGGCGATCGTGTTCCCGACGGTTCCCAAGGGGACCGCGCGCATTCGCGTGATGGTCAGCGCCGCGCACAGTCGGGAGGATCTGGACGAGGGCGTGGCGCTGTTCGCCTCGGTGGGGCGCGAGCTGGGAATTGTCGGTTAG